From a single Thermothielavioides terrestris NRRL 8126 chromosome 1, complete sequence genomic region:
- a CDS encoding uncharacterized protein (Contains conserved domain ZnF_GATA[cd00202], Zinc finger DNA binding domain) codes for MAATLVSPSAPYHHRPHHNSFSSGYPHSAPPTSIPGMISPVEPRRASDESEPGHSHRQSLPSLPSISEVFSDRKPLAYGPPPSSAPMPPAQSLPSPFSATAPPRPFADVASPDKTTSPRALHPAPSTFPSRTEALPAFSDPARPPLASRPIPPPLNTFPGQHPSPPVKLEHLEAEQRPAAQPAQPLPGLYAETGRLPPGQLPLSAYPISPRHSGPPLPSPYEAQRPPVYGEETGYSPHRPSEYKADFDKHFQTYGYQDALQIIMSSCRTGYHFAEAYGAAAREQQGSQPIPSRMPTENEVSLLLNSLILALKKLEEVRDMVQQNRIQNERARDSGSRKPEDEDISMYGDGIKPAYALSEVKKRRGRAAPPGRCHSCNRIDTPEWRRGPDGARTLCNACGLHYAKLERKRQLDQRSLRPKPADERK; via the exons ATGGCTGCCACATTGGTCAGCCCGAGCGCCCCGtaccaccaccgcccgcaCCACAACTCTTTTTCCTCGGGCTATCCTcactcggcgccgcccacgaGCATACCAGGCATGATTTCCCCCGTCGAGCCGCGGCGAGCCTCAGACGAATCCGAGCCTGGCCATTCTCACCGACAGTCGCTGCCCTCCCTGCCGTCCATCTCCGAGGTGTTTTCGGACAGAAAGCCCCTGGCCTACGGTCCTCCGCCATCTTCGGCCCCGATGCCCCCTGCCCAGAGCCTACCGTCACCCTTCAGCGCAACCGCGCCACCCAGACCGTTTGCAGATGTTGCGAGTCCGGACAAGACCACCTCGCCCAGGGCGCTGCACCCCGCGCCCTCTACCTTCCCGTCGCGTACCGAAGCCCTTCCCGCTTTTTCGGACCCAGCCCGGCCCCCGCTGGCCAGCAGGCCTATTCCCCCCCCGCTGAACACCTTCCCAGGACAACACCCCTCGCCTCCCGTCAAGCTCGAGCACCTCGAAGCGGAGCAGAGGCCCGCGGCTCAACCGGCCCAGCCGCTACCGGGCTTGTACGCCGAGACGGGGAGGCTACCGCCTGGGCAGCTGCCCTTGTCTGCGTATCCCATCTCCCCTCGCCATAGCGGACCCCCCCTCCCTTCGCCATACGAGGCGCAACGGCCGCCTGTCTACGGGGAGGAGACGGGCTACTCACCACATCGGCCATCCGAGTACAAGGCGGATTTCGACAAGCACTTCCAAACATACGGCTACCAGGATGCGCTGCAGATA ATCATGAGCTCGTGCCGCACCGGCTACCATTTTGCCGAGGCGTAtggggccgcggcgcgggaACAGCAAGGCTCGCAGCCCATCCCGTCGAGGATGCCGACGGAGAACGAAGTGAGCTTGCTGCTGAACAGCCTCATCCTCGCGCTCaagaagctggaggaggtcCGGGACATGGTGCAGCAGAATCGGATACAGAACGAGCGGGCGCgcgacagcggcagccgtaagcccgaggacgaggacatTTCCATGTACGGGGACGGGATCAAGCCGGCGTATGCGCTGAGCGAGGTCAAGAAGCGGCGCGGT CGCGCGGCTCCTCCCGGACGGTGCCACAGCTGCAACCGCATCGACACGCCCGAATGGCGGCGTGGCCCCGACGGCGCGAGAACCCTCTGCAACGCCTGCGGCCTCCACTATGCCAAGCTGGAGCGCAAACGGCAGCTCGACCAGCGATCGCTCCGGCCGAAGCCGGCCGACGAGCGGAAATAA